A section of the Constrictibacter sp. MBR-5 genome encodes:
- a CDS encoding OmpH family outer membrane protein, producing MIRFALPMVAALMAAVWAVPASAQANAIPTPTVMVIDTNRIMSEAKSMQSIRDQIERVRTNFQNEIKKEEDELRRADQAMAEQRKLQTAEAFDQARRDLQERAAALQVTARTRRTQLDQALRNAIQIVRTTLIELVQATAQKYGANVVIQKSDLVWADKRMEFTDEVLRQLDAKLSTVKVELPRG from the coding sequence ATGATCCGGTTCGCCCTCCCGATGGTCGCCGCGCTGATGGCGGCCGTCTGGGCCGTGCCGGCGTCGGCTCAGGCGAACGCCATTCCCACGCCCACGGTCATGGTGATCGACACGAACCGGATCATGAGCGAAGCCAAGTCGATGCAGTCGATCCGGGACCAGATCGAACGTGTGCGCACCAACTTCCAAAATGAGATCAAGAAGGAAGAGGATGAACTGCGCCGCGCCGATCAGGCAATGGCCGAGCAGCGGAAACTGCAGACGGCTGAGGCCTTCGATCAGGCAAGGCGTGACCTCCAGGAGCGGGCTGCCGCGCTGCAGGTGACGGCACGCACGCGTCGAACGCAGCTCGATCAGGCGCTGCGCAATGCGATCCAGATCGTCCGGACGACGCTGATCGAACTGGTGCAGGCGACCGCACAGAAGTACGGTGCCAACGTTGTGATCCAGAAATCCGACCTGGTATGGGCGGATAAGCGTATGGAATTCACGGATGAGGTGCTGCGGCAGCTTGACGCGAAGCTTTCGACGGTGAAAGTCGAACTGCCGCGGGGCTGA
- the fabZ gene encoding 3-hydroxyacyl-ACP dehydratase FabZ, which produces MQASENQAGTGKTIDISRILEMIPHRYPFLMIDRVVDVIAGQSAVGIKNVSINEGHFQGHFPKRPVMPGVLIIEAMAQTSAVLVVETLGPESEGKLVYFMTVDNARFRKPVFPGDQVHIHVEKLRARSNVWKFQGRAKVDGVTVAEAEYSAMILDQ; this is translated from the coding sequence GTGCAGGCGAGCGAGAACCAAGCCGGAACCGGCAAGACGATCGATATCTCGCGCATCCTGGAGATGATACCGCATCGCTATCCGTTCCTGATGATCGACCGGGTGGTCGATGTGATCGCCGGTCAGAGTGCCGTCGGCATCAAGAACGTCTCGATAAACGAGGGCCACTTTCAGGGCCACTTCCCGAAGCGGCCGGTGATGCCCGGCGTGCTGATCATCGAAGCGATGGCCCAGACTTCGGCGGTTCTGGTGGTCGAGACCCTGGGACCAGAGTCCGAGGGCAAGCTCGTCTATTTCATGACCGTCGACAATGCGCGCTTCCGCAAGCCGGTCTTCCCTGGCGATCAGGTCCATATCCATGTCGAGAAGCTGCGGGCCCGCTCCAACGTCTGGAAGTTCCAGGGCCGCGCCAAGGTCGACGGGGTGACGGTGGCCGAGGCGGAATACAGCGCGATGATCCTCGACCAGTAG
- the lpxA gene encoding acyl-ACP--UDP-N-acetylglucosamine O-acyltransferase yields the protein MAGIHHTAIIEDGASLAEGVSVGPWCVVGREVELDAGVTLLSHVVVAGRTRIGRDSVIHPFASVGGPPQDLKYAGEPSTLVIGERTVVREHVTMNPGTAGGGMETIVGNDCLFMVGSHVAHDCRIGNRVVLANNATLAGHVTIDDHAILGGLTGVHQHVRIGGHAMVGGMAGVEHDVPPFALVSGNRARIDGLNIVGLRRHGFVRSEIDALRAAFETLFAGEGGIYEKAERVRREHPGSEAVARLLAFVRIEAARPLCRLARADAS from the coding sequence ATGGCCGGCATCCACCACACCGCGATCATCGAGGACGGCGCCAGTCTCGCGGAGGGGGTATCGGTCGGTCCCTGGTGCGTCGTGGGGCGGGAGGTCGAACTCGACGCGGGTGTGACCCTGCTGTCCCACGTCGTCGTTGCCGGCCGGACCCGGATCGGCCGCGACAGCGTGATCCATCCCTTCGCATCGGTCGGCGGACCACCGCAGGACCTGAAATATGCCGGCGAACCCTCGACGCTGGTTATCGGAGAGCGCACGGTCGTGCGCGAACACGTCACCATGAATCCGGGCACGGCCGGCGGCGGCATGGAGACGATCGTCGGCAACGACTGCCTGTTCATGGTCGGATCGCACGTGGCGCACGACTGCCGGATCGGCAACCGCGTCGTGCTGGCAAACAACGCAACCCTGGCCGGGCACGTGACCATCGACGACCATGCCATCCTCGGGGGGCTGACGGGCGTGCACCAGCATGTGCGCATCGGGGGGCATGCGATGGTCGGCGGCATGGCTGGGGTCGAGCACGACGTGCCGCCGTTCGCCCTCGTCTCCGGCAATCGTGCGCGGATCGACGGGCTGAACATCGTCGGGCTGCGCCGGCACGGGTTCGTACGTAGCGAGATAGATGCCCTGCGCGCGGCCTTTGAGACGCTGTTCGCTGGCGAGGGTGGTATCTACGAGAAGGCTGAGCGGGTGCGGCGCGAACATCCCGGCAGCGAGGCCGTGGCCCG
- the bamA gene encoding outer membrane protein assembly factor BamA: MRSIRIEGTQRVDPQTVRSYLTIREGDRLSPAQLDDSLKALFATGYFADVALNSEGDVLVVRVTENPVINRVAFEGNSKIEDEALSSEVQSRARIVYTRTRVQNDVKRILELYRRSGRFAARVEPKIIQLEQNRVDLVFEIEEGDRTTVERINFVGNQKFDNGDLRSVIRTEESRWWKFLTSDDVYDPDRLAFDRELLRKFYLSEGYADFRVVSAVAELTPDRSAFVITFTIEEGERYRFGDLDVTSRLPDLSAEKVRPLVTIKEGSWYNATQVEQTVEKLNQEIGKFGYAFVDVRPRVQRRRDERLIDVVFEIGEGPRVYVDRIEIEGNVRTLDKVIRREFRLLEGDAFNTQKMRLSRQRIANLGFFEKVDVTNVPSSQPDRTTVKVNITERSTGEISLGAGFSSTQGALADIALRERNLLGRGQDLRLGFQVSQEQQQIDLSFTEPYFLDRPLLAGVDVFRIIRDNTDESSFDLDTAGVSLRMGYRITEPLSQRWKYTFRRDDIDPESDASRFIRKEEGVSYTSSIGQDLIYDTRDNRFEPTEGYTLSLSNEIAGLGGSVHYLRTEVGASWYYSLLDEVVLGLGGKAGYVVGLGEDVGLNDRFFKGGESLRGFAVSGIGPRDSLTDDALGGNRYTTASAEVTFPLGLPQELGLRGRVFTDVGTLGGIDDNDSLIQESESLRASVGVGLTWRSPFGPIRLDFAEPILKEDFDEVDRFLFSFGTRF, encoded by the coding sequence CCGCAGACCGTGCGCTCCTACCTCACGATTCGCGAAGGCGACCGGCTGAGCCCGGCGCAGCTCGACGACTCGCTGAAGGCGCTGTTCGCCACCGGATACTTTGCGGATGTGGCGCTGAACTCCGAGGGTGACGTGCTGGTCGTGCGGGTCACCGAGAATCCGGTGATCAACCGGGTGGCGTTCGAAGGCAACAGCAAGATCGAAGACGAGGCACTGAGCAGCGAGGTGCAGTCCCGCGCGCGCATCGTCTACACCCGCACGCGGGTGCAGAACGACGTGAAGCGAATCCTCGAGCTGTACCGACGCAGCGGCCGTTTCGCTGCGCGCGTCGAGCCGAAGATCATCCAGCTCGAGCAGAACCGGGTCGACCTCGTGTTCGAGATCGAGGAGGGTGACCGGACAACGGTCGAGCGCATCAACTTCGTCGGCAACCAGAAGTTCGACAATGGCGATCTCCGGTCGGTGATCCGCACCGAGGAAAGCCGGTGGTGGAAGTTCCTGACGTCCGACGACGTCTATGACCCCGATCGCCTGGCCTTCGACCGTGAGCTGCTTCGGAAATTCTACCTCTCCGAGGGCTATGCCGACTTCCGCGTCGTGTCGGCCGTCGCCGAACTGACCCCCGATCGCAGCGCCTTCGTGATCACCTTCACGATCGAGGAGGGCGAGCGCTACCGTTTCGGCGATCTCGACGTCACCAGCCGGCTGCCCGACCTGAGTGCAGAGAAGGTGAGGCCGCTCGTCACGATCAAGGAGGGCAGCTGGTACAACGCGACGCAGGTCGAGCAGACCGTCGAGAAGCTGAACCAGGAGATCGGGAAGTTCGGCTACGCCTTCGTCGACGTCCGGCCGCGGGTTCAGCGGCGGCGGGACGAGCGGCTGATCGACGTCGTCTTCGAAATCGGCGAAGGGCCGCGCGTCTATGTCGACCGCATCGAGATCGAGGGCAACGTCCGCACCCTCGACAAGGTGATCCGACGGGAATTCCGCCTTCTCGAGGGAGACGCGTTCAACACGCAGAAGATGCGGCTTTCGCGGCAGCGGATCGCGAATCTCGGGTTCTTCGAGAAGGTCGACGTGACCAACGTGCCGAGCAGCCAGCCCGATCGCACGACCGTAAAGGTCAACATCACCGAGCGGTCGACCGGCGAGATCTCGCTTGGTGCGGGCTTCTCCTCGACCCAGGGCGCGCTCGCTGACATCGCGCTGCGTGAGCGCAATCTCCTCGGCCGAGGCCAGGACCTGCGCCTCGGTTTCCAGGTCTCCCAGGAACAGCAGCAGATCGACCTCAGCTTCACCGAGCCCTACTTCCTCGACCGGCCCCTGCTGGCCGGCGTGGATGTGTTCCGGATCATCCGGGACAACACCGACGAGAGCTCGTTCGATCTCGACACGGCGGGCGTCAGCCTGCGGATGGGCTACCGCATCACCGAGCCCCTGTCGCAGCGCTGGAAGTACACGTTCCGGCGAGACGACATCGACCCGGAGAGCGACGCCTCGCGCTTCATCCGCAAGGAGGAGGGCGTCAGCTACACCTCGTCGATCGGCCAGGATCTGATCTACGATACGCGCGACAACCGCTTCGAACCGACGGAGGGATATACCCTCAGCCTCAGCAACGAGATCGCGGGCCTCGGCGGTTCGGTGCACTATCTCCGGACCGAGGTCGGCGCGTCCTGGTACTATTCCCTGCTCGACGAGGTCGTTCTGGGTCTGGGCGGCAAGGCGGGCTACGTCGTCGGCCTCGGAGAGGATGTCGGGCTGAATGACCGCTTCTTCAAAGGCGGCGAGTCGCTGCGCGGCTTCGCGGTCAGCGGCATCGGTCCCCGCGACAGCCTTACCGACGACGCGCTCGGCGGCAACCGCTACACCACCGCCTCCGCAGAGGTGACGTTCCCCCTCGGTCTGCCCCAGGAACTCGGCCTCAGGGGGCGGGTCTTCACGGATGTGGGCACGCTCGGCGGAATCGACGACAACGACTCGCTCATTCAGGAGAGCGAGTCGCTGAGGGCCTCCGTCGGCGTCGGCCTGACCTGGCGGTCGCCCTTCGGCCCGATCCGGCTCGACTTCGCGGAGCCGATCCTCAAGGAGGACTTCGACGAGGTCGACCGCTTCCTGTTCAGCTTCGGCACGAGGTTCTGA